The window ataatcagAACTTTCGATGTCCTGCAGTGTAGTACGTAGTCGAAAGAGCTTCGGTAAGAAACTTCTCAAATCTGATGAAATTTCTCCCAAGCATTACGAGTTTGTTTCGCTGACAATCAATTTCTTGAAACACTTTGAGGATAATTCGTAAAGTAAACTGAACTTCGTCAGTATTCAATTTACCACTTCATTTTATAACCACCCATacctaaaaaaattttaattatacgaaATTTATGATTTGCTAATTGAATTGATTCGATGCTTCGAATTCGAGGTACTAAGGTCAAACGGAAGCGagaatttaaccctttaccaAAGAAGTTAATAACATGTTTCTTTCtcaataaaaatgattcttttgATAAACGATAGGTGAATCAGCCGGGTGTTATACAACGCGTGAAACGAAAACCACGAAAGTAGCAAGCGAATTTATCCAGCTGATCGACTCGAACAAGCGGATCGTTTTTCAGTTATAAAACGGGTCCGTTGGCAACGAAGCGGAACGCTCGCGTTACAACCGAATGCGCGCGATTACAGGACGACCGTGGCACAGTTTACACGTGACACAAACTGATAATAGAACGTTATACAAGTTGCATGGATTCCGGTCGAATCAGTCACGATAACAGGACACGAGAGTCTCCCATATACCTGTCGAGAGTTAGGTGTCGTTTTACACGCTCAAATGTTTCACGGTGTAATGCTGTTGGGTTAcggtgaaaaatttcattcgataCGTAGTCGCGTGCTGGTTAATTTGGAGTATCGCTGGAAAACGAGAGGCAGAGGTAGCGATAACAAAGTGGCCCATTTGCAGGACAACCATCAAATTATTACACGTTcacttgatttaaaaatactggTAATATCATGGTAGAAATACGTGGTCTTGATACTTTATCTACCGGAAGCCTATTAATAAGTTTCTTGACACTGTTGgcaattatcatttatattaaattatctttCATCACGTAAAGCTCTAAAAATTTAAAACTGATATGAAgcataaaataagaaatttaaatattgataaataacataggaaataaattattattcgaaACGATCTAGATTTATGCATTTAAGAGTTTCAGCAGTCTCTAGAGTCCCCGAAACCAAAAACATTCGGTTCGAAGCACTCTACGGTTTCCAACGGAGTGATCTTAAAGGTCCTCGCCCGATTGGATGAAAATAAAAGGTGGACACAACTGCCAATACACTTAAGTTGGCTTCTCTGCTGCTTGCTCGCAGCATCCTTCTAAATAGAGAAGAACAGTACAGAGGTCGTGAACAGGATTCTACGACAATGGAGGAAAAAGGTAGAGAGAGGGGGATAGAAGGGAAATggtggagaaagagagagggttgAAAACAATTCCGTGATAATAAGATAGGAGCCGGTTCGTGCGATGTAAACCAGTGGCTAAAAGACTCGATTCGCGAAGGGTACGAATGGAAAAGGATAAAATGTGTTTTATGGAACGAGCTTGAGTTTCGTGCttgtttctttctctttgtttGTTTGCTTGTTTTTAGTAGCACATTGAGAAAGTGCAAATGGGTTTTGATCTATTGTCAATTTTAGAGAATCTTTGGAGGTGGATAAAGAATCTTGTTAGTTTCACCAAATAAGAAACTGTTTAGAACAATTTCTATTATGCtagagaaaaagaataataaatattataaaatagagaaaattaAGGATTTAAACGATACAATACAAGCTGTTTATTTGGTACAAAACATTCATCACAATCATGAATCTTCATCCAATATACacgaatataaattattttaaagaaaatatatcaacaatctaataaataaatattcatctattatatttttttataatattatcaattaattCAAGTTACAAATAGAATTAATACAAAAATCCACCACTAAAACGTATTAAAATTAGTAAAACTTTGAATTGTTGTTATTGCAAATCTATTGGTGGCATTGTAAAAATTGAGATGTTGTAGGAATCGGGGATCATTCCCCTATAAAACGCATTTGGATTTATGGCGATACGACTTCCCGTTCCGGAGATATCGTCGCGTAAAGTTTTCGGCATTTTACTCTCTTGTCTCACTCGCACGCGTTCGCTGACCTACTTTCGCTACCGTGTGCGTGCACTGCTCATTGTCAAACGCTGAATCAAGGTCTTTTTACTATTACTACGCGTAGCGTACGCGTTTGCTAGAAAAAAATGTAGGTCACGGTAGTATTTCATTCATGACCTTCATTCTTACTCATTGAACTTTAAAGActcatatctcgagaacgattAGAAATATCGACATGCAGTAAAGTGCATTGCCAATGGCTCGCTTTACTCTATCATTAGACCTAATTTACATTATTGTGTTctgggtcattttgacccataaCATAAAATTTTCTTACTTACATGTGGGTTTGAAAGGtgcattgtatttaatattgacATATCttttttacatataaatattgtttctgtatctgggTCAAGATGACCCCGTATATGCCATATATAGGTCAAAAGCTCTTAATTctgttttaaaacaaaatagtGCACTATTAATGTaatctttaaaattattattatgtttttttaagttattatagtataattaatttatgggAACAATGGACAATGTAtgaagaaatttacattttaaaattatagaattttaattaatgtaaaaaGGTGAcgatatttttacaatattccctttatttaaaatcttttctttttcgtgttaaaaattgcattaaatCATAGAGGCGAGTGACTGGGAAAAATCTGACTTCCCAGGAAATGAAAAACCGTTTTTCGGTGATGTAGAAAACAGCATGGTTTCGCGTCGATAGGAAAAGAAGTCAGGACGATATATCTTTACGTCTTGCTTGTAGATTTATTGCGTTCGAGGCACTCGAGAAATTAGGCTGGCTTGATCCGTAGGTCAGTCCTCGAATCAGTTCACTTCCTTTGTTACATTAAAAAAAtacgtataaaatatttcaaacttaaTCTTTCCAAGCAATTTTATGTCTTTTAAACTGACTCTCTATACCTATTTTGTTCCGCAAAATTGAATCTTTCACTCAAGCGGAGCTACAAAATGTCACGTTCACaaagtattaagaatattaaaaggAATTTACGACATCGTTCTTTGTAATATAATCCTTGCTTTTACAGAAGAACGTAGTAgcttaaaaaataaagattttaatCTCTGAGCCTGCTTAGGAAACCATTGTTGTATTAAATCTTTCAATTTGCATAAATGTTAATTTGCAGAACGTACCTTGATAACCATTACAATATTAGGCAATCactgtattaattattatttgtaacTTCAATATTGAATTATGTATTAATTATGGATTTAACTGAATTTGAAagttaataatttgaattaattaataatttaatcgtTATCaatacagaaaaatatataaaattacaaggAGAATTGattcttcaaaatattaaaataataattttggacAATTCTGTTACATGGATAATAATAATTGCATCAATTCTTCCTTTGCAAACCGTCAATCAACATCTTCACCATATTCCTAAACTATTTACTCAAATACAGTATAAACAACGTTACATGTATCTTATACCAACATTATAATCCTTACCTCTCGCACAGGAACACGCAAAGGAGACGTTTCTGACCGACTGCCCATCCATTGTTCATCGAACCTGCAACCAACAGACGTCTGTTTACACATTGTCTGCGGGTCTCAGTACGTGGAGTAACAATTTATTAACGCCTAGTATATTTCGGAAATTCACAAAGTTATGTCTTAGCATCATGCATGTTTTATGAAATTAACGACTCTCGTAATTAATGAGTGTTAATGAATGTTAATGTGAAAAATCACAATAAAGTATTAagttgtaatttgaaaattactaattttgttAGAAACTTTCAGGCATAAAACTCGAAAAGTCATTAAttccataaaataaaatttgtttaaatgttTGGTTCTTTTTGCTTTACATCAGCATCCTCTCTATGGAAACCTATGGTGCTGGTCACTGTGCAGCATCGAAGGATGCATTAAAGGAGGAcgagacgaagaggaagaaagagaaggagaaggatTAGTATCGACAGGAGTGTAAGGTGGAAGGGCCAGCAAGGAAAGGGTGGTGCATAGTGGTAGTCGTGTTAAGAGGAGAAGTGCAAAGAGAGGAACGAAGCAGACGAACGGACGGATGGACGGACGGTCTGACGGACGGACGGTGGATCCCCGACAAATGGATTAAGCGCAAATTGCTAAACTCTGTTTAATTTGGCCAAATGAATTTTGTTCCGCCAGCCCCTTGCCTTTTCCCTTGCCTCGCCCTCTCTTTCACACTCTATCTTTCTCCATTCGAACTATGTGCAACCTCGTCTAGAAGTTTCAGCTTGAAAGCTTGTTTCCTTCCTGGGATACACGCTAGGATTTTCGGGAAAGATGCTGTGTTTTTGTCAATCCTCTTTTCAGAAAACACAGGTTAGTATTTTTCTAAGTGAAAATGGATGATGTTAATGGATTAAAGGTGCATGTTTTGATCGTGGATTTCTGTTTCTTTACATTATTGAGCCATTTGGAAAATTCAACTATTGTTAGTAGAATTGCTCTTTTAAAAAGTGGTAGCGCAGTGAATTTTATGTTTGATGGTATTTCGTTATTAAAGCAATGGAAACACAAATACACCATTTTTTAATAGATCTATGTGTCTATTTTCAGATAGATTAGTTCTTTGGAATTTTCTtcagatatttcaaatttttgtatgcaatattatttgtttatttaaaatatctattaatatcCTAATACTTTTTCACACAGAATATTTCcaagaattcatttttatagaagaaatatacaattccatttgaaaaactggaaataatcattatcattatcattttatttcataaaataatcatgaaatctttgaaatgccttccattcaacaacaaataattttgtctaatgaatttcttctttctatcttctatcatTTTGAAGTCATAGTTTGGTTCAGTTGCATAGAACATCCTGTACGTCCAATGGATGTCGTTAAGGTAACTTTAGTAATCGGGCTAGGAGCAACATTATCCTATATTCAGAGCGTTCGTTTATGCTATTGGAAATTAGTAGGTGTCGACCTTCGAAGTACGTGCCTAAATCATGCCGACGGAGATTATGTGTTTCGTTTAGAATATCCTGTCAAGGATTCTAACGGCTTTGTTCGTGGTGTGCTGTCCACGTATAATATATTTGGAAACGAGAGGACTCATTTGTCCGGAGAAAATGTTGATAACGATGTTGTAGATACAATTAAATTGCAACGTGACTGAATTATTTTAGAGAACAAGAAATTTTAGTTCCGAAATTTAATTgttcttattaaaaataatttttcaatgataCAGTATAATTAATGATTCAAGTGGAAGTCAATTTGAACTTCaattttatgcaaatattttaattagactTACCTGTACAAAGTTCGAATGCTTTCGTTCAGTTTGAGTAAATGCCCCTGCAAACTGCATAGGCCATAATCCAGAGAAATCCGAATTTGCGCGTGAGCTTACTGCGAAATTCATGTAAATTCCATTATATGTGAAATAAGTTAGAAACTGTGCCGCGTGAATCTTAATTCCGCAATTTCTCGTCACGTAATATCGTAAAACTTCGTTTTCCAATTGTACATTTTGaccgtttcattaattttatttgtgCATATAGTTTCCAATGTTTAGTAGCTGTAATATGATTTCGAAAGCAAAAATAATTCTTGTAGTGTTAATTATAATTCCCTGTGCAAATAACTTACGTGGAATTTTTTGGAGCGTATTAAGCAGCAGATGGCCTTGCTTTATCGCAGTATAGAAATTGAACGATATCCATTGCTGATGATAAATTGTTAAATCACTGATAATAAAGACACTCGACAGGGAAACGTGTTTTTATATGCTGAATACTAAATAAAATTCGTTTAAGTTGTATTTGATACCACTGAACATTGTGTGCTTTTCCCTCCCTTTGTGCTCATTTGATTTACACTAAGaataaagataataattaatcatttacaatttaaaaaaatatttcttttgcaaAGTAGAAGTAACAAGTCTTCATAAATTCATTTATGTCtattttctttgttaatttgctttatcataatttaaataacatttgaattttatatatttaataggttgaaaaattgttataaattccGAGAAAATAGTTTGAAACACTAATAGTTATCAATAATGATATGTTGATTAATTCTCCATATATAGAGTCTTCTGTAAAGCACTTAtaaataattagtaatatgTCGCGGGTAATAGATAATCTTAATTGCAAATAACGCGCAGAATATCAATCACACTGTCTCTATTTCAATGTGAAACTAAGACGCAAAAGATGACTGTGTCATGAAAACAATATCCAACATATCATCTACTATACAAACATGTctattatgttttattatgatGCTTTCACTTCCACTCCTGATTataattcttttcattttataagatTTATTTAATACCTAGGACAGAAAATCAAtagatttcattattttaatatttcatagaatttccttttgattttataaaatatttttctactttctatatatttgttaatattttcatattgaCATTCCagtgtttttaataaaaatggttCTAAAGGCTTGTAAgaatttatttgttaaaattcttACGGAACAGTCAGTGCAGAGAATAACATTACCATAGTAGAATGTTTTTAGCAAAATTTTGAGTGTTAATTTTCGAGTCACTAAAAATCCTCGCAAACATTGacatgatataagataaaaccACGTGCAAAGTTTTCTCCCATCCGTGGCAGACGATACTATTCAATTAAACGCCGCGTTGTACAAATTGCCAATGAAATAATAACTTTTATCAATGTATCAACAAAATCGAAAGATAAGGATAGATAATATTTACACGATAATCATATTGTAAATTAATCTTAATCTTTATAACACTCCTCTTACGCGTGTGGTGCGCAGTATATTTTACCAACACACTTTCGATAAGGCAGCTCTGTGACACACGAGAATCGCATAGTTGCAACTCACGCTACGCCTCAGAAAGTTGTCTATCCGGTTTAAAAACATTCGTAGAGAACATCATAAATTACAAGTGTATTTTATCTGCGATTACAAACTGAAACTCGGATCTTGTCTTCAGATAACGCTTTACATTGTGAGAGTGAAAGTTAAATGAATATCCAAGAGTCAACCATGATTTGGACAATAATAGTAGCATCAGTGGTGCTTCTAGCAATATACCATTACAACTCGAAGAGGTATGCCTACTTTGAAGAAAGAGGGATACCATACATAAAAGCACTTCCGTTTCTTGGTAGCCTATGGAAGGTGATGCTGATGCGTGCATCGCTCGCAACAACCGTTCAACAAATGTACAATCTGTACTCTGAAGCTAAATACGTAGGCTTCTTCGAGTTTCAAACTCCAATTTTATTGCTACGCGATCCAGAATTAATAAAATCTGTAATGATCAAGAACTTCGACCACTTCCCAGAGCACAGGAACCTCAGCGACAACCCGGATGATATTCTGTTCAGCAAAAACCTGTTTTCCCTAAATGGATGAAGATAGAAGGAAGTTAGGTCGATGTTGAGTTCACCCTTCACCACCAACAAGATGAAGTCTATGTTCGTCCTGAGTGTGCTAAGAGATACGGCGAAAATTTAGCCTCCTTGCAAACTGATCAGACGATCCTGGAGCTAAAGGACACTTTCACCAGGTACACCAATGACGTTATAGCTACCTGTGCCTTTGGCGTGAACGTGGACTCGATGACGTATCGTGAgaataaattctatttatatGGTCGTGAGGCTACCACGTTTGGACTGAAGCAGTCTCTCAAGTTCTTCTTCATCAGAAACTTCCCTAGACTCTGTAGGATGTTGAAGATAACGCTACTCAGGAAGGGGATCTCCGACTTCTTTAAAGACCTGATAGAGTCCACGATTAAGACTAGGGACGAGCAGGGTATCGTTCGTCCGGATATGCTCCAGCTGATGATGGAGTTCAGAGATAAAGGGGATCCTTCCAAGGAATTGACCCTCGACGACATGATTGCCCAGGCGTTTGTTTTCTTCCTAGGAGGCTTCGAGAGCACTGCCACCCTGATGTGCTTCACTAGTCATGAAGTTGGAGTGAACGAGGAGATCCAAAAGAGGTTGCAGGTTGAGATTGATCAGGTTTTGAATGATTGCAATGGGGACGTCACTTACGAGGCTATCAATGGGATGAAGTACCTGGATGCTATTGTTAACGAAGGTCTCAGGAAGTACCCAGTTACTGTTGCTGGTGATAGAGTCTGCAGGAAGCCTTTTGAACTACCTCCAACGCTACCAAACATGAAACCGTATGTTATGAAGGAGGGGGAAATCGTTTTGATACCTTTTTATGGGATACAACACGATCCTAAGTACTATCCAGAACCGGAGAAGTTTGATCCAGGTAGATTCTATGATGATCCAAAGCAGATTTTGAACTCTGGCACGTTTCTGACCTTTGGACTGGGCCCTAGGATGTGTATCGGTAATAGATTCGCTATTTTAGAGACAAAGATTTTGCTGTTTTATGTGTTTGCGAACTGTACCTTAAAACGTTGCTCGAAGACCATCGTACCGATGAAATTTAGCAAACAGGGATTCGCCATGACTCCTGAAGGAGGAGGATATTGGTTCGAAATTCAACCGAGAGCCAAAGGACAATCTCTGATGGCCAATGGTGGCAATGATCGTAAATAAGTGCACTGAAGAATCTTTTTTCTTAACGATTTTTGATGCACTTTTTGATACTGCATGCAGGGTTTAATAAGGTTGGACACCTGGATTGATTTTTATAAAGAGTATGTATGCATCATCTGGATcaataaattaatgtattcaagagaatagaaaattaatcaaattctgTGTTAATAGAATTCCCAACATCAATGTTGAGATATGATTGATTTAGCATGAAATAATTCTACTATCACCGTTATTAGTAAAATTGTCATAAGAAAATGGAGGGAAAGATAAGATACATATCTTCTGCGGTGGGTTCCTGGCACAGTAATGAACGTGTGTTACGTGTCCATCTCAATTATCATCCTTCTCTACATGAGCAACACGTAACACGGACTCGCACTAATAAGTACAACAGCCGTATAATACAGGGTCTACTATTTATCTCGCAACCCGTGCGTGCGCGAACTCATGATTGTGGCAATGGTGCTAAAATTCGACAGATGCAAAAATCCGTACAGTTAAGTTGTTATTCGACTGAACTCTAGTCctagattcgattcgggatacgagtataGTGAGTTTCATCAAACTTTTCGCGGTGTGTGGCTCTTAACACATATTCACCACGGCAGTTCGTGTGCCCCTCGCCCATCAGCTCTCCGGCATGAATATGTGTTAGTGTCACACGCCATGACAAGTCCGATGAAACTCAATGTAttcgtatcccgaatcgaatcgcCGACCAGAGTTCAGACGATTGTCAACTTAACTGTACGGATTTTTACATCTGTCTTATTTTAGCGCCGTTGCAACATTCATGATTTCGCGTGCGCACGGGTTgagagataaatggtagaccctgtatatTCCACTACATGATCGTCCACTATCAACGATGCGATACGACCTTCTGAATATTGCTTTAATGAGCGACTCCCACTGATGCGAATTCTCTACACCAATAAAGTTTTGTCTCATCCGCACGCGGTTGCTTTTGCCGAAACAATTACGTCACGCAATCATCACCTCATCAATCCTTTCGTTGTGGCGTTTCTTCCATACGTTTTTATATTGAATAGGttaatgtataaaataattttctttgaaatcaaACATTTTTGAGATACATGTTTCTGTTTTCAATGTTCATCTAAAAATTTGTATTCCATGTTTgctattttgaaatataaattatttattttagaagcCTATTGTGATCGTATAATGGGGAATTACCATAATTATTTGGAGTAAAAAAAGGGTCAAAATAGCTCTTTTTCTGTTTGTTCGAACATGATCCAAGACAATCCGATAATGCATCATGACTTTGATCTCTGCACCACGGTACGTTAATCTGTTTGTATCTACCGTAACATGcgactaattattatttaatgatgGGTACACTGCAGATCTGTTAGCGCTTTAATAACCGGCGATAAGTATGGGTCTGTTTGATGCAATCGACACAGATTTCCTGGGCAATGTTTACAATAACATTGTTTTATccacagggtgttaaaaaattatctGAAGAGCTcaacttttacagataatagttaaataataaAGCATTATTCTTAAtgttttcggtgggtgtcactcaagggattgtttataaaaatcaccttcaaaaatttatttattaatttttaacccttaatcatcggacaaaaattttgaaaaaagaaatatgacaTACACCTAATgagtacctactatttgcactttagtgtattcaaatatcttaaatagtttccgagaaaaaaatagtaaagttttgggTTGACTCTCTTATCAGagagggtagggggttgaaattacacacaattgttgtttaggcacgaagtattatgtgatataaatatcaaccgaaattgttgctggggctGATTCACTAACtactaataatttttcaaataattcttcGAATAATTTAAACGTGCAATTCCATTCCGCAACGTACTGTATATCTATAGGAATTAAGCATCACAAACAAAATTTGCACGCCATTGGGAGAGTATCAAAGTTCGCAGCAACTCTACAAGATTATTTTGAAATGTCATGACTGGACACGAAATGCGCAGTATACTATCAACGGTTATCCCAACACGATAGTTTCGCTAAAAAGTCGTACGAAGCTGATGCAACAGGCAGTCGCTGTTCGAACAGCGTACCAGAACGGTCAACAGCGTTCATAGAAACCTTCTCAAAGTACAATTGCGAACAGACTCTGAAATCTACTCAATTAATTTACATATTCTAAGGTGGGCAAGTGTATCAAACAATCAATCGTGCATCGAAGTGATCAAAATGTGGACAATAATCTTAACAATCGTGGTTGTACTTGTAGTAGTCTACAAGTACATTACCGACTACGACTTTTTTGAAAAACGAGGAATACCATACACGAAGCCTTTTCCTTTTCTCGGAAGTGTATGGCAGGCAGTGTTGATGCGATGCACATTCGCAGAAGTGGTCCGCCGAATGTACGAATTCAACCGCGAGGCAAAGTACGTGGGTTTCTTCGACTTTCTCACTCCAGTGGTGACCATCCGCGACTTGGACCTGATCCGATCAGTGACCATCAAGAATTTCGATAACTTCCCCGATCACAGAACCTTTCAGAACGACGGGATCGATCCTCTGTTCAGCAAGAATCTGTTCAACCTACGTGGAGAGAGATGGAGGGAGGTTCGAACGACCCTGAGCCCAGCCTTCACCTCCAGCAAGATGAAAGCTATGTTCATATTGATGAGAGAATGTGCCAAGAAATACGGCGAGAATCTATCCTCCTTGCCGGCTGATCAGAGGATCCTGGAACTGAAGGATGCCTACACCAGGTACACCAATGATGTGATAGCTACCTGTGCATTTGGAGTGAACGTTGACTCAATGACGGACCGTAAGAACAAATTCTACGTATATGGTCGCGAGGCTACCACCTTTGGAAGACTGCAGTCCCTAAAGTTCTTCCTCATCAGAAGCTTCCCTAAACTGTGCAATGTGCTGAATGTGAAGATAGTGAAGTCAGAGATCGGGGAGTTCTTCCAGAATCTGGTATC of the Osmia lignaria lignaria isolate PbOS001 chromosome 7, iyOsmLign1, whole genome shotgun sequence genome contains:
- the LOC117604504 gene encoding LOW QUALITY PROTEIN: uncharacterized protein LOC117604504 (The sequence of the model RefSeq protein was modified relative to this genomic sequence to represent the inferred CDS: inserted 1 base in 1 codon; substituted 2 bases at 2 genomic stop codons) codes for the protein MNIQESTMIWTIIVASVVLLAIYHYNSKRYAYFEERGIPYIKALPFLGSLWKVMLMRASLATTVQQMYNLYSEAKYVGFFEFQTPILLLRDPELIKSVMIKNFDHFPEHRNLSDNPDDILFSKNLFSLNGXRXKEVRSMLSSPFTTNKMKSMFVXECAKRYGENLASLQTDQTILELKDTFTRYTNDVIATCAFGVNVDSMTYRENKFYLYGREATTFGLKQSLKFFFIRNFPRLCRMLKITLLRKGISDFFKDLIESTIKTRDEQGIVRPDMLQLMMEFRDKGDPSKELTLDDMIAQAFVFFLGGFESTATLMCFTSHEVGVNEEIQKRLQVEIDQVLNDCNGDVTYEAINGMKYLDAIVNEGLRKYPVTVAGDRVCRKPFELPPTLPNMKPYVMKEGEIVLIPFYGIQHDPKYYPEPEKFDPGRFYDDPKQILNSGTFLTFGLGPRMCIGNRFAILETKILLFYVFANCTLKRCSKTIVPMKFSKQGFAMTPEGGGYWFEIQPRAKGQSLMANGGNDRKCNRQSLFEQRTRTVNSVHRNLLKVQLRTDSEIYSINLHILRWASVSNNQSCIEVIKMWTIILTIVVVLVVVYKYITDYDFFEKRGIPYTKPFPFLGSVWQAVLMRCTFAEVVRRMYEFNREAKYVGFFDFLTPVVTIRDLDLIRSVTIKNFDNFPDHRTFQNDGIDPLFSKNLFNLRGERWREVRTTLSPAFTSSKMKAMFILMRECAKKYGENLSSLPADQRILELKDAYTRYTNDVIATCAFGVNVDSMTDRKNKFYVYGREATTFGRLQSLKFFLIRSFPKLCNVLNVKIVKSEIGEFFQNLVSDTIKVRDERGIVRPDMIQLMMESRGKMGPGKELTIEDMTAQAFIFFFGGFESTSTTMCFATYEVGVNPDVQTRLQEEIDQVLEDCNGEVTYEAINNMKYLDAIINESLRMYPVIVAVDRVCMKDFELPPALPSAKPHVVKKGEYIWIPIYGVQHDSDYFPEPDKFNPDRFLDDPKKIMNSGAFLSFGLGPRMCIGNRFALLEAKTLLFHVFANCELKPCSKTTIPMRLSKQGFAMTADGGFWFDVQPRKKSQHVMVNSVSSNGVAF